The proteins below are encoded in one region of Sporosarcina sp. FSL K6-1508:
- the hflC gene encoding protease modulator HflC, which produces MANDNNPFKSIEEKFLERQREKQKRPKATGGPVTPKAPIEVKKYVKLTLILTAIFALAVIMIANIFIVKEDEYRVVRQFGEIKRIVQEPGMNMKIPFIQSVTSLPKSLMTYNVSEAEINTKDKKRIIIDNYSVWRITNPGKMISNARNIINAEARMEEFIYSVVRTELGQLNYVDVVNDENSSRGSLNDRVTKRVNEFLAEGNYGIEVVDVRMKRIDLPEENEQSIYTRMISERQSTAQSYLSQGDADKRRIEAETDREVQEMLATAKKEAAIIHAEGESAAAKIYNDSFSKDPEFYNLYRTLQSYTKTIGDDTMIIIPADSPYAKVLTGYLE; this is translated from the coding sequence ATGGCAAATGACAATAATCCATTTAAATCCATCGAAGAAAAATTCCTTGAAAGACAGCGCGAGAAACAGAAAAGGCCAAAAGCGACAGGTGGGCCTGTTACACCAAAAGCACCGATTGAAGTCAAGAAATATGTAAAGTTGACACTTATCCTCACCGCCATATTTGCATTAGCAGTCATCATGATCGCTAATATTTTCATCGTTAAAGAAGATGAATACCGCGTTGTACGACAATTTGGGGAAATTAAGCGCATCGTTCAGGAACCAGGAATGAACATGAAAATTCCATTCATCCAAAGTGTTACTTCTCTTCCGAAAAGTCTGATGACCTATAATGTCTCGGAAGCTGAAATAAATACCAAAGATAAGAAGCGTATCATCATCGACAACTATTCAGTTTGGAGGATCACCAATCCCGGAAAGATGATTTCAAATGCACGAAATATCATCAATGCTGAAGCTCGGATGGAAGAGTTCATCTACTCAGTTGTTCGAACAGAACTGGGGCAGCTGAATTATGTAGATGTCGTCAATGATGAAAATTCTTCCCGAGGCAGTTTGAATGACCGTGTAACGAAACGGGTAAATGAATTTTTAGCTGAGGGGAACTACGGAATCGAAGTTGTGGATGTCCGTATGAAGCGCATTGATTTGCCTGAGGAAAATGAACAATCGATTTATACGCGGATGATTTCTGAACGTCAATCGACTGCTCAATCTTATTTATCACAAGGGGATGCAGATAAGCGCCGGATCGAAGCGGAGACAGACCGTGAAGTGCAGGAGATGCTGGCAACTGCAAAAAAAGAAGCAGCAATTATCCACGCTGAAGGAGAATCCGCAGCGGCAAAAATCTATAATGATTCATTTTCAAAAGATCCAGAGTTTTATAACTTGTATCGTACACTTCAGTCATATACGAAAACAATCGGTGATGATACGATGATCATCATCCCAGCCGACTCTCCGTACGCAAAAGTGCTGACAGGCTATCTTGAGTAA